Proteins from a single region of Pseudomonas sp. 10S4:
- the pqqA gene encoding pyrroloquinoline quinone precursor peptide PqqA, protein MWTKPAFTDLRIGFEVTMYFANR, encoded by the coding sequence ATGTGGACTAAACCCGCGTTTACCGATCTGCGTATTGGCTTCGAAGTGACGATGTATTTCGCCAACCGTTGA